The uncultured Desulfovibrio sp. genomic interval CTCAACCTGTTGCGCAGCACCATTGCCCCATGTGAAGCAAATGCGCCACTGGTCGTTGATGCGGATGCTGTACTGCCCGCTTCGGTGGCCCTTGAGCGCTTCAAGGCGATTCCCGGGCGGGATGCGCAGGTCGTCCAGGCAGACGGCTGCGTCGAGCATATCCAGTTTGCGCAGGGCGATCCTGGCGATGGTACGGAAACGGGCCGGGCTGTCGCCCTCGAAAAGGGCCTGGGTATATTTGCAACGGAAGCTGCGTATTATTCTGTTTTCCG includes:
- a CDS encoding type II toxin-antitoxin system RelE/ParE family toxin, whose amino-acid sequence is MIRSFRCKYTQALFEGDSPARFRTIARIALRKLDMLDAAVCLDDLRIPPGNRLEALKGHRSGQYSIRINDQWRICFTWGNGAAQQVEIVDYHK